Genomic DNA from Caloranaerobacter ferrireducens:
TTTAAATGTAAATAATATTTAATTAGTATACCTCGGGCTTCATGCCCGAGGTATTTTATTCTTGGGTTATTATAATAACTCCATTAGCTAGACCATAAATATTACCTGCTAATACTCTACCTAGTTCAGAAGCTATTTTCTCTTGAGATTCTTTGTCCTTGGCTAAAAAAGTAGGAGCAC
This window encodes:
- a CDS encoding capping complex subunit for YIEGIA translates to MKESQTRSILAVVTLDKNLVIHSSAPTFLAKDKESQEKIASELGRVLAGNIYGLANGVIIITQE